A genomic window from Flavobacterium hankyongi includes:
- a CDS encoding S8 family peptidase has product MKKLIIFFIVFNLSLACTVPSQDENFNSTSLEQQQNKRVAVNANTVVKNYSSNSLVIKYGNWVDSNQKRFLRSYFNVSSYQLCNKCSNASIELWMFDDNIEIEPKKETINNPTGGFGYPTNPNEREKAIAYVEFNYTINTSTKSRLLKTSITPSSNTNYTNHIKTINNGLTIAVFDTGINPSFGNAAHFPEKFLYNAASDGIPGVYSGWDFVNNDDNTFDDDPNIHGSAVTSIITRNLNYYNIPYQILPLKVCNSNGKGNYFNLICSLNFALERKASILQMSLGWYNIFENPSNNIFTNLVSQYPNVTLICSAGNDEINNDLQTHFPSGYPINNIIAVASCNQNATDISNWSNYGKTTVDFFAKGEGIDFLQTSIQGTSFASPNVAAKVAFFKNNNPTISNLSLLYNLNMIGVTKPPSFNNSKLVKYDKIINP; this is encoded by the coding sequence ATGAAAAAATTAATTATTTTTTTTATAGTATTTAATCTTTCATTGGCATGTACAGTGCCTAGTCAAGATGAAAATTTTAATTCTACTTCTTTAGAGCAGCAACAAAATAAAAGAGTAGCAGTAAATGCTAATACTGTTGTTAAAAATTATTCTTCAAACAGTTTAGTAATTAAATACGGAAATTGGGTTGATAGCAATCAAAAAAGATTTTTAAGAAGTTATTTTAATGTTTCAAGTTATCAACTATGTAATAAATGTTCAAATGCTTCTATTGAATTATGGATGTTTGATGATAACATTGAGATAGAGCCTAAAAAAGAGACTATTAACAATCCAACTGGAGGGTTTGGTTATCCAACAAATCCAAATGAAAGGGAAAAAGCAATTGCTTATGTAGAATTCAATTACACAATTAATACTTCTACTAAGTCTAGGCTTTTGAAAACAAGCATCACTCCTAGTTCAAATACTAATTATACAAATCATATAAAAACTATTAATAATGGTCTTACCATTGCTGTTTTTGATACAGGGATTAATCCTTCATTTGGAAATGCTGCACATTTTCCAGAAAAGTTCTTGTATAATGCTGCTTCTGATGGCATTCCTGGCGTGTATTCTGGATGGGATTTTGTAAATAACGATGATAATACTTTTGATGATGACCCAAATATTCACGGTTCTGCAGTCACATCTATTATCACACGTAACTTAAATTATTATAACATTCCTTATCAAATTTTGCCTTTAAAAGTTTGTAATTCTAATGGAAAAGGAAATTATTTTAACTTAATATGCTCTTTAAACTTTGCTCTTGAAAGAAAAGCAAGTATTTTACAAATGAGTCTAGGTTGGTACAATATATTTGAAAATCCATCAAATAATATTTTCACAAACTTAGTAAGTCAATATCCTAACGTGACATTAATCTGTTCTGCAGGAAACGATGAAATAAATAATGATTTACAGACTCATTTTCCTTCTGGCTATCCAATAAATAACATTATAGCTGTTGCCTCATGCAATCAAAATGCTACCGATATCTCAAATTGGTCTAATTATGGAAAAACAACAGTTGATTTTTTTGCAAAAGGGGAGGGAATAGATTTTTTGCAAACTTCTATACAGGGTACATCATTTGCTTCACCAAATGTAGCGGCTAAGGTAGCTTTCTTTAAAAACAATAATCCAACAATTTCGAATTTAAGTTTATTATATAATTTAAATATGATTGGAGTAACTAAACCACCTAGTTTCAATAATTCAAAACTAGTTAAGTATGACAAAATTATTAATCCTTAG
- a CDS encoding RNA polymerase sigma factor: MEEANIYIDALLTGNSSIIDQIYKKNFPKISSYIKSNKGNADEAMDIFQEALMYILITQKEKRTEILNFEAYLFVVCRNIWKKKLTNRVINTDVVTLVNKESDLAELIVEQKYFDLYTAKFNLLSENCKEILAVYFNGASYEEIANENDYATVNTVRQRVFKCRSKLIELIKEDKEFQLLRKWELM; the protein is encoded by the coding sequence ATGGAAGAAGCAAATATTTATATAGATGCATTACTTACAGGTAATAGTAGTATTATAGACCAAATTTACAAGAAAAATTTTCCAAAAATAAGTTCTTACATTAAATCCAATAAAGGAAATGCTGATGAAGCAATGGATATTTTTCAAGAAGCATTAATGTATATTTTGATAACACAAAAAGAAAAGCGAACTGAAATATTAAATTTTGAAGCTTATTTATTCGTTGTTTGTAGAAATATTTGGAAAAAAAAATTAACAAACAGGGTAATAAATACGGATGTTGTTACACTGGTAAATAAAGAATCGGATTTAGCTGAATTAATAGTAGAACAGAAATATTTTGATTTGTATACTGCAAAATTTAATTTATTATCTGAAAATTGTAAAGAGATTTTAGCTGTTTACTTTAATGGTGCAAGCTATGAAGAAATAGCAAATGAGAATGACTATGCTACTGTAAATACTGTAAGACAAAGAGTTTTTAAATGTAGATCTAAATTAATTGAGCTTATAAAAGAAGATAAAGAATTTCAATTACTAAGAAAATGGGAATTAATGTAA
- a CDS encoding tetratricopeptide repeat protein → MGINVTEELLEKIDNYLKGNLSSQESLNFRKEIDTNPELKEIVLIQEGLFDINDYKFIKETNNSSTSEAINHYREQINKDENQKLFSKIKEASEKYKQKNKTKKNKYLIYYVAASIALLFTTIFFLNSSSDLENVYKNYSNWDDLPSYVIKSDQNETFFSKGEQLFRSNEFAKSIEVFKTISPSDQMYPYALMYIGAAYEQLNENEKSLETFDQIIKRKNFIEYSRGYWYKLLVYSKQNNKEKAKEMKELILKNPDNYNYDKVKILEF, encoded by the coding sequence ATGGGAATTAATGTAACAGAAGAGTTATTAGAAAAAATTGATAATTATCTAAAAGGAAACTTGTCTTCTCAAGAAAGTCTTAATTTTAGAAAAGAAATCGATACAAACCCTGAACTAAAAGAAATAGTTTTGATACAGGAGGGTTTATTTGATATTAATGACTATAAATTTATTAAAGAAACTAACAACTCTTCTACATCAGAAGCTATAAATCATTATAGAGAACAAATTAATAAGGATGAAAATCAAAAACTTTTTTCAAAAATAAAAGAAGCTAGTGAAAAGTATAAACAAAAAAATAAGACCAAAAAAAACAAGTATTTAATATATTATGTAGCAGCATCAATAGCTTTGTTATTTACAACTATCTTTTTTCTAAATTCCTCATCAGATTTAGAAAATGTATATAAAAACTATTCAAATTGGGACGACTTGCCTTCTTATGTGATCAAAAGTGATCAAAATGAAACTTTTTTTTCAAAAGGAGAACAATTGTTTAGAAGTAATGAGTTTGCAAAATCCATAGAAGTATTTAAAACAATTAGTCCTTCAGATCAAATGTATCCGTATGCTTTAATGTATATTGGTGCAGCTTATGAACAACTAAATGAAAATGAAAAGTCTTTAGAAACTTTTGATCAAATCATAAAAAGAAAGAATTTTATTGAATACTCAAGAGGATATTGGTATAAACTTTTAGTTTATTCTAAACAAAATAACAAAGAAAAAGCTAAGGAAATGAAAGAACTAATTTTGAAAAATCCTGATAATTATAATTATGATAAAGTTAAAATACTAGAGTTTTAA
- a CDS encoding slipin family protein — translation MIKRITIKAYQVGLVFENRKLITVLKEGNHWIIGNKQIEIFEMKQSFVAPVELNILLQNEELASMLEVIEIADNEMVLYFVNGIFKEVLATGRFAFWKGYIKNEFIKVDLSKVEITEDIPLTLLENVKVRSFTRRFQVMSHEKGLLFVDGKFAKEVGAGTHYFWNNTIPVEIKTIDLRQQQMEISGQELLTKDKASLRINFFVKYQVVDISKALLENKDFEKQLYVLMQLALRAFIGGFTLDELLSKKDTIAEIILEEIKDKIQNLGVSVSDAGIRDVILPGDMKEIMNQVLLAEKKAQANSIMRREETAATRSLLNTAKLMEENEMLWKLKEMEYVEKIADRIGEITISGSGNIIGQLKEIFVK, via the coding sequence ATGATTAAGAGAATTACAATTAAAGCATACCAAGTAGGTTTGGTATTTGAAAATAGAAAATTGATTACTGTTTTAAAAGAAGGTAATCATTGGATTATTGGTAACAAACAAATTGAAATATTTGAGATGAAACAATCATTTGTTGCCCCTGTTGAATTGAATATTTTATTGCAAAATGAAGAATTAGCTTCAATGTTGGAAGTTATTGAAATTGCCGACAATGAAATGGTATTATATTTTGTGAATGGTATTTTTAAAGAAGTATTAGCAACAGGAAGATTTGCTTTTTGGAAAGGATATATTAAAAATGAATTCATTAAAGTTGACTTGTCTAAAGTAGAAATTACTGAGGATATTCCATTAACTTTATTGGAAAACGTAAAAGTTAGATCATTTACAAGAAGATTTCAGGTAATGAGCCATGAAAAAGGATTGTTGTTTGTTGATGGTAAGTTTGCAAAAGAGGTGGGAGCTGGTACTCATTATTTTTGGAACAATACTATTCCAGTAGAAATCAAAACAATTGATTTGAGACAACAGCAAATGGAAATTTCTGGTCAGGAATTATTAACGAAAGATAAGGCTTCATTGCGAATTAACTTTTTTGTTAAGTATCAAGTTGTTGATATATCAAAGGCTTTGCTTGAGAATAAAGATTTTGAAAAACAGTTGTATGTTTTAATGCAATTGGCATTAAGAGCTTTTATTGGTGGTTTTACTTTAGATGAATTATTAAGTAAAAAAGATACAATTGCTGAAATTATTTTGGAAGAAATAAAAGATAAAATTCAGAATCTTGGAGTTTCCGTTTCTGATGCAGGTATTAGAGATGTTATTTTACCAGGTGATATGAAAGAAATCATGAATCAGGTATTGTTGGCTGAGAAAAAAGCTCAGGCTAATAGCATTATGAGACGTGAAGAAACCGCTGCTACCAGAAGCTTGCTAAATACAGCTAAGTTAATGGAAGAAAATGAAATGTTGTGGAAATTGAAAGAGATGGAATATGTTGAAAAAATTGCTGATAGAATTGGTGAAATTACTATTTCTGGAAGTGGAAACATTATTGGTCAGTTGAAAGAAATTTTTGTTAAATAA
- a CDS encoding cholesterol oxidase substrate-binding domain-containing protein gives MKTENNQGLEGFPPNIPVKQETFSNWANAIVVPNIWTCVPANEKDIAIVCNWAASNGWTVRARGIMHNWSPLAVTPNLPSYDKLLLVDTTVSLNDMSFIPDFEGKGPAVKVKTGATMSDLLQYLENVSGGNGAASGYSFPHIPAPDHLTVGGVISINAHGTAVPTSPNDDFKTTYGSMSNRILSLTAVVTDPESANPNDYQLKTFKRGDKEMNALMTQLGRSLITEVTFQVIENYNLRCLSITDIDAKTLFTPYTGTTPPPNSCGDFLNKSGRIEIIWFPFTDYPWLKVWTVEKKQPSASRKVDQPNNYPFSDNLPDFVVKMIDLIMGIAPGLTPDFGQLMYKMTNEGLDGKILGFPIYDQSRDIWGASKNTLFYVKDTTLRVTANGYAILMNKNDVQQAISDFAKQFEAMLKKYQSQDKFPINSPLEIRVTGLDSGDDMPSFNNNPAGRPTISSLATDDETVKNGWDVALWLDVLTIPGTKYSDEFFTELEQWFLDHFKRPTAKVVPEWSKGWGYTNSGAWTSTEFIDRVKSEFTISRASDDNWEWESSVLAKYDSHNIYQSKLIEQLFNS, from the coding sequence ATGAAAACAGAAAATAATCAAGGTTTGGAAGGCTTCCCTCCAAATATTCCCGTTAAACAAGAAACTTTTTCAAACTGGGCAAACGCTATAGTTGTTCCTAATATTTGGACTTGTGTTCCAGCAAATGAAAAAGATATTGCAATAGTTTGTAATTGGGCAGCCAGTAATGGTTGGACAGTTCGAGCTAGAGGTATTATGCATAATTGGTCACCTTTGGCAGTAACTCCAAATTTACCTTCATATGATAAATTACTGTTAGTTGATACTACTGTATCATTAAATGACATGTCTTTTATTCCTGATTTTGAAGGAAAAGGACCAGCTGTAAAAGTGAAAACTGGCGCTACAATGAGTGATCTTCTACAATATTTGGAGAATGTATCTGGAGGAAATGGTGCTGCCAGCGGATACAGTTTTCCTCACATACCAGCTCCAGATCATTTGACAGTAGGAGGAGTAATAAGTATAAATGCTCACGGTACCGCAGTCCCAACAAGTCCCAATGATGATTTCAAAACTACATACGGTTCTATGAGTAATAGAATTCTATCTCTTACAGCTGTTGTTACTGATCCTGAAAGCGCCAATCCAAATGACTATCAGTTAAAAACTTTTAAGAGAGGAGATAAAGAAATGAATGCTTTGATGACTCAGCTGGGGCGTAGTTTAATTACAGAAGTTACTTTTCAAGTCATAGAAAACTATAATTTAAGATGTCTTTCTATAACAGATATTGATGCCAAAACATTATTTACTCCTTATACTGGTACAACACCCCCTCCAAATAGCTGTGGCGATTTTTTAAATAAAAGTGGTAGAATAGAAATTATTTGGTTCCCATTTACAGATTACCCATGGTTAAAAGTATGGACAGTAGAAAAAAAACAGCCTTCAGCATCTAGAAAAGTTGATCAACCAAATAATTATCCTTTTTCTGATAATTTACCAGATTTCGTGGTGAAAATGATAGATCTTATTATGGGTATAGCACCTGGTTTAACACCTGATTTTGGGCAATTAATGTACAAAATGACGAATGAAGGTCTGGATGGAAAAATCTTAGGATTCCCTATTTATGATCAATCTAGAGATATTTGGGGGGCTTCAAAAAATACTCTTTTTTATGTTAAAGACACCACATTAAGAGTAACTGCAAATGGGTATGCCATTTTGATGAACAAAAATGATGTACAACAAGCAATTTCAGATTTTGCAAAACAATTCGAAGCAATGTTGAAAAAATATCAGTCACAGGATAAGTTTCCAATCAATTCGCCTTTAGAAATAAGAGTAACAGGTTTAGATAGTGGTGACGATATGCCTTCATTTAATAATAACCCAGCTGGAAGACCTACAATATCAAGTTTAGCTACAGATGATGAAACAGTTAAAAATGGATGGGATGTTGCTTTGTGGTTGGATGTATTGACTATTCCTGGTACTAAATATTCCGATGAATTTTTTACTGAATTAGAACAATGGTTCTTAGATCATTTTAAAAGACCCACTGCAAAAGTTGTTCCTGAATGGTCAAAAGGATGGGGATATACTAATTCGGGAGCATGGACTAGTACTGAATTTATAGATAGAGTTAAGTCTGAATTTACTATTTCCAGAGCTAGTGATGATAATTGGGAATGGGAATCTTCAGTTTTAGCAAAGTATGACTCACATAATATTTATCAAAGTAAACTAATAGAACAATTATTCAATAGCTAA
- a CDS encoding 2OG-Fe(II) oxygenase gives MNNQLIDFNQCQLDNWYWYQDSFTEEELLRIEQIQESISFEKAKIAIDTACLETKRKSSIKWLKKDSPDCKWLYDKFIGLVTQANDAMWKFELTEIIDDLQYTVYEDNGGHFGWHMDLGSGKYAKRKVSITMQLSDPEEYEGGDFEFMIGNEVSKLPRKKGCVIVFPSYFMHRVTPVRKGTRKSLVLWISGQPFK, from the coding sequence ATGAATAATCAATTAATTGATTTTAACCAGTGCCAATTAGATAATTGGTACTGGTATCAAGATTCTTTTACAGAAGAAGAATTACTAAGGATAGAGCAAATTCAAGAATCCATTTCATTTGAAAAAGCTAAAATAGCTATTGATACAGCTTGTCTTGAAACAAAAAGAAAAAGCAGTATTAAATGGTTAAAGAAAGATTCTCCTGATTGTAAATGGTTATATGATAAGTTCATTGGCTTGGTAACACAAGCTAATGATGCCATGTGGAAATTTGAACTTACAGAAATCATTGATGATTTGCAATATACTGTTTATGAAGATAATGGAGGACACTTTGGTTGGCATATGGATTTAGGCAGTGGTAAGTATGCAAAAAGAAAAGTTAGTATTACCATGCAACTTTCTGATCCGGAAGAATATGAAGGCGGTGATTTTGAATTTATGATTGGAAATGAAGTTTCAAAATTGCCAAGAAAAAAAGGATGTGTCATTGTGTTTCCTTCCTATTTTATGCACAGAGTCACACCCGTAAGAAAAGGAACCAGAAAGTCATTAGTATTATGGATTTCGGGTCAACCATTCAAATAA